The Garra rufa chromosome 8, GarRuf1.0, whole genome shotgun sequence genome has a segment encoding these proteins:
- the LOC141340806 gene encoding uncharacterized protein produces MGNSCRCEGVIGVCDEAGVCDQERSAGGREIVTSGVLTKHGYTMTEELGRGISGIAFLVKSKEENSYVVKEINYRDTTDLDKVKEEADILKSLKHPYILDYEESFEDEGARRLYIVMEYCEGGDLYKKMQTQGRNGFFNEQQILDWMIQICLVLQHLHEKRVLHRDIKPQNVFQTEDGYINLGDFGCSKVLKRGLMYARSVVGTDLYVSPDVRAGRYNIKSDIWSLGWLLYDLCMLHVWSDTTERYCLYANSLRGNLPTISERYSKELRELIRQMLSLVPEDRPSPEEILAKPFLRNMVDRNKTVPEALERRFMEATAIFEGTYRDFEEFLCEWENIANSLEKTHRKCTIGSLTGSVIGAAGGITALVGAILIPFTFGASLIVTGVGIGVGMAGGATSATSNIVNLVKQKSLCQSIEKLLEKHQRVCELILSLPKILRLLRRIQKFRYFFTSSRFYYKNLSWLVDRNTFIILHALFLFGNVSRAGVQAGVQAGRAARVAAVTAEAAAAASGALSALFLLLDAAFIAIDSREIHHMNQGRVDDPEKVSSSVLKSIAQMRKTHQELCNVFREIKETREEISKWWWELQTMASSY; encoded by the exons ATGGGGAACAGCTGTCGGTGTGAGGGTGTGATTGGTGTGTGTGACGAGGCAGGTGTATGTGATCAGGAGAGAAGTGCAGGAGGAAGGGAGAtagtgacctctg GAGTGTTAACAAAACATGGATACACTATGACAGAAGAACTTGGAAGAGGAATTTCAGGAATAGCATTTCTGGTGAAGAGCAAAGAGGAAAATTCCTATGTGGTCAAGGAGATCAACTATAGAGAC ACGACAGATCTGGACAAAGTAAAAGAGGAAGCTGATATCTTAAAAAGTCTGAAGCATCCATATATTCTTGATTATGAGGAATCATTTGAAG atgaagGTGCTAGACGTTTATACATTGTGATGGAGTATTGCGAAGGAGGAGATCTTTACAAGAAGATGCAAACACAGGGAAGGAATGGTTTTTTTAACGAGCAACAG ATCCTTGACTGGATGATCCAGATTTGTCTGGTCCTACAACATCTCCATGAGAAGAGAGTTCTTCACAGAGATATAAAGCCTCAG AATGTTTTTCAGACTGAGGATGGCTATATTAATTTGGGAGATTTTGGATGCTCAAAAGTATTGAAACG aggtCTCATGTATGCACGATCAGTTGTTGGTACAGACCTGTATGTTAGCCCAGATGTGCGTGCAGGAAGATATAATATCAAAAG TGACATTTGGTCATTGGGATGGTTGCTCTATGATCTCTGCATGCTGCATGTGTGG TCAGATACCACTGAGCGCTACTGTCTATATGCTAACAGCTTGAGAGGAAATCTTCCAACCATCTCAGAGAGATACTCAAAGGAACTGAGGGAACTAATCAGACAAATGCTCAGCCTTGTCCCTGAAGACAGACCTTCACCTGAAGAGATTCTAGCAAAACCATTCCTGAGGAATATGGTAGACAGGAACAAGACAGTTCCCGAAGCACTTGAACGGAGATTCATGGAGGCCACTGCAATCTTTGAGGGGACCTACAGAGACTTTGAGGAATTTCTTTGTGAATGGGAAAATATAGCAAATTCACTAGAGAAGACGCACCGTAAATGCACTATAGGCAGTCTGACAGGGTCAGTGATCGGAGCAGCTGGAGGAATCACAGCACTTGTTGGTGCAATTCTGATACCGTTCACATTCGGAGCATCTCTGATTGTAACAGGTGTTGGTATTGGAGTTGGAATGGCAGGTGGTGCAACAAGTGCTACCTCAAATATTGTCAATTTAGTGAAACAAAAATCACTCTGTCAGAGCATTGAAAAACTTTTGGAGAAGCATCAAAGGGTATGTGAACTGATTCTCAGTTTACCCAAAATACTGAGGTTGCTGAGAAGAATCCAAAAGTTCAGATATTTCTTTACATCCTCAAGGTTTTACTATAAAAATCTATCATGGCTGGTAGACAGAAATACCTTTATAATACTTCATGCTTTATTTTTGTTTGGAAATGTTAGCAGAGCTGGTGTTCAGGCAGGTGTTCAGGCTGGCAGAGCAGCACGAGTTGCAGCAGTAACAGCAGAAGCAGCAGCCGCAGCATCAGGTGCGTTAAGTGCACTTTTTCTCCTACTTGATGCCGCATTCATAGCGATAGATTCTCGAGAGATTCACCACATGAATCAGGGGAGAGTAGATGACCCAGAAAAGGTATCTTCCAGTGTACTCAAATCCATTGCACAGATGAGGAAAACACATCAGGAACTTTGCAATGTATTTAGGGAAATTAAAGAAACAAGAGAA